In Holophagales bacterium, one DNA window encodes the following:
- a CDS encoding tetratricopeptide repeat protein, with protein sequence MSEESRLARWPAVRRQFEALLDLPAAEREARLAEIAATDPSLAAELVELLALEADADGTPLDHAIAAEAARVVAGEEPTSPFSPLAGVAIGAWRLTEPLGRGGMAEVWAAERIDREFELRVAVKLLKRGMDSAEVVARFARERRILARLDHPAIARILDGGLAPDGRPYLVLERVDGGTITEWCNARELDLRQRITLFLEALEAVAAAHRQLVVHRDLKPSNILVTAEGRVRLLDFGIAKLLADDDPEMDATRTELRLLTPAYAAPEQILGEPISTATDVYALGVLAHELFTGRLPYRRQGRRLAELATSAANETLPRPSTAVLAAASAGEPALGLPEPRRLARALRGDLDAILATALRREPSRRYASVAAFAEDLRRHLSGLPVSARPDSLLYRAGRFVQRHRVAVAAVAVAAIGLLVASAVAIREAHRATLEAERSRLAAEHASREARRAERVQEFLVGLFEKADPRQGGGATVSAGDLLARGAAKIEDELASEPALQADLLDAVARSQANLGLLEEAEKQARKALALRGGHDDGASLAVLGAVLRDRGQLDESAATLRQAVTALDAAGTEHALAAARARSELSYTRYLQGSVQEAADLLAEVYPIFVSALGEDDPETAEQLMNRGIVLGDLNRLDEAFALESRAQEVLARRLGADHPAVANGKLSLASLCEETGRQEQAERLYRESLATRLRVLGADHPETGQSHSNLARFLINRHRPVEGEPHAREAIRIFRAIDPQHFEVAKSIHELASAALQRGHLVEAERDYREAMRRFLGALGPGHPFPWIAQVGLGDTLAAQGRRDEARRALEEAARKIEAASGPEGWYLMRAWGALANLERSVGHVARAVELRRRALALARKALGEQAPATALLLYELALDLEATGDVEARTEAAQSATTALAILRAKDPQHWRLADVTAAATRLATPAPAGVGGR encoded by the coding sequence GTGAGCGAGGAGAGTCGCCTCGCCCGCTGGCCGGCCGTCCGCCGGCAGTTCGAGGCGTTGCTCGACCTCCCGGCGGCGGAACGCGAGGCACGCCTCGCCGAGATCGCCGCGACCGATCCGTCGCTCGCCGCAGAGCTCGTCGAGCTCCTGGCGCTCGAAGCCGACGCCGACGGAACGCCCCTCGATCACGCCATCGCCGCCGAAGCCGCCCGCGTCGTGGCGGGCGAGGAGCCGACCTCCCCGTTCTCGCCGCTCGCCGGCGTGGCGATCGGCGCCTGGCGTCTGACCGAGCCTCTCGGTCGCGGCGGCATGGCGGAGGTCTGGGCCGCCGAGAGGATCGACCGCGAGTTCGAGCTACGGGTCGCGGTCAAGCTGCTCAAGCGCGGCATGGACTCTGCCGAGGTCGTGGCCCGCTTCGCGCGCGAGCGACGGATCCTCGCCCGGCTCGACCACCCGGCGATCGCCCGCATTCTCGACGGCGGCCTCGCCCCCGACGGCCGCCCCTATCTGGTGCTCGAGCGCGTCGACGGGGGGACGATCACCGAGTGGTGCAACGCCCGCGAGCTCGACCTGCGGCAGCGGATCACCCTTTTCCTCGAAGCCCTCGAAGCGGTCGCCGCGGCGCATCGACAGCTGGTGGTCCACCGCGACCTCAAGCCGTCGAACATCCTCGTCACCGCCGAGGGGCGCGTCCGCCTCCTCGACTTCGGGATCGCCAAGCTCCTCGCCGACGACGACCCCGAGATGGACGCGACGCGCACCGAGCTGCGCCTGCTCACCCCGGCCTACGCCGCACCGGAGCAGATCCTCGGCGAGCCCATCTCCACGGCGACCGACGTCTACGCGCTCGGCGTGCTTGCCCATGAGCTGTTCACCGGCCGGCTGCCCTACCGGCGGCAGGGGCGCCGACTCGCCGAGCTCGCCACCTCCGCCGCCAACGAAACCCTCCCGCGCCCCTCGACCGCCGTGCTCGCCGCAGCCTCCGCCGGGGAGCCCGCCCTCGGGCTGCCGGAGCCGCGACGGCTCGCACGCGCGCTGCGCGGCGACCTCGACGCGATCCTCGCGACCGCCCTGCGGCGCGAGCCGTCGCGCCGCTATGCGTCGGTCGCGGCTTTCGCCGAGGACCTGCGACGCCATCTGTCCGGCCTGCCGGTGAGCGCGCGCCCCGATTCGCTGCTCTACCGCGCCGGTCGTTTCGTCCAGCGGCATCGCGTGGCGGTCGCGGCTGTCGCCGTCGCCGCGATCGGACTTCTCGTCGCCTCCGCTGTCGCGATCCGCGAGGCGCACCGCGCCACGCTCGAGGCCGAGCGCTCGCGCCTCGCCGCCGAGCACGCCTCGCGGGAGGCGCGCCGCGCCGAGCGGGTGCAGGAGTTCCTCGTCGGCCTCTTCGAGAAGGCCGACCCGCGACAGGGCGGCGGCGCCACGGTCAGCGCCGGCGATCTGCTCGCCCGCGGCGCCGCGAAGATCGAGGATGAGCTCGCCAGCGAGCCGGCGCTGCAAGCCGACCTGCTCGACGCCGTGGCGCGCAGCCAGGCCAATCTCGGGCTGCTCGAGGAGGCGGAGAAACAGGCCCGCAAGGCCCTCGCCCTCCGTGGAGGTCACGACGACGGAGCAAGCCTCGCGGTGCTCGGCGCCGTGCTGCGCGATCGGGGGCAGCTCGACGAGTCCGCTGCGACCCTGCGACAGGCCGTCACCGCTCTCGACGCCGCCGGCACCGAGCACGCCCTCGCCGCAGCGCGCGCCCGCAGCGAGCTCTCCTACACCCGCTACCTGCAGGGGAGCGTCCAGGAGGCGGCCGATCTGCTGGCCGAGGTCTACCCGATCTTCGTCAGCGCCCTCGGCGAGGACGACCCGGAGACCGCCGAGCAGTTGATGAATCGCGGCATCGTCCTCGGCGACCTCAACCGACTCGACGAAGCCTTCGCGCTCGAGTCGCGCGCGCAGGAGGTCCTGGCCCGCCGCCTCGGCGCCGATCATCCCGCGGTGGCCAACGGCAAGCTCTCGCTCGCCTCGCTTTGCGAGGAGACCGGACGGCAGGAGCAGGCCGAGCGCCTCTACCGCGAATCGCTCGCCACGCGGCTGCGCGTCCTCGGGGCAGACCACCCGGAGACCGGGCAGTCGCACTCGAATCTCGCCCGCTTTCTGATCAACCGGCATCGCCCGGTCGAAGGCGAGCCGCACGCGCGAGAGGCCATCCGCATCTTTCGCGCCATCGACCCACAACACTTCGAGGTGGCCAAGTCGATCCACGAACTGGCGAGCGCGGCCCTCCAGCGCGGCCATCTCGTCGAGGCCGAGCGCGACTACCGCGAGGCGATGCGCCGATTCCTCGGCGCCCTCGGACCGGGACACCCGTTCCCCTGGATCGCCCAGGTCGGTCTCGGCGACACGCTCGCGGCCCAGGGGCGTCGTGACGAGGCGCGACGCGCCTTGGAAGAAGCCGCACGGAAGATCGAGGCGGCGAGCGGCCCGGAGGGCTGGTACCTGATGCGCGCCTGGGGCGCGCTCGCCAATCTCGAACGCAGCGTGGGGCACGTGGCGCGCGCCGTCGAGTTGCGACGGCGAGCGCTGGCGCTGGCGCGCAAGGCGCTCGGCGAGCAGGCGCCGGCGACGGCACTCCTGCTCTACGAGCTCGCTCTCGACCTGGAGGCGACCGGAGACGTCGAAGCGCGCACCGAGGCGGCGCAGTCGGCGACCACCGCCCTGGCGATCCTGCGCGCCAAGGACCCGCAGCACTGGCGTCTCGCCGACGTCACCGCCGCCGCCACGCGGCTGGCGACGCCCGCGCCCGCGGGGGTCGGCGGCCGCTGA
- a CDS encoding sigma-70 family RNA polymerase sigma factor has product MRRHPLGKRGRSYASRSTTRTVPWTVIRPRAVPFAPSRSGDSVPCQSTVTTSEPPPTGERSGAALSDVTALLRAVESGEPQAADRLYSIVYGELRRIASGYLRRRPPSQTLETTELVHEAYLKLARGAAWSVRDRYHFFALVAQVMRRILVDQARGRGREKRGGGALHVTLEGLDPAIPEPATDLLALEHALEKLEQVDPDLARLVEWRFFAGREIAEIAELRGVSDRTIKRHWQSARAFLFRELAGGSAPR; this is encoded by the coding sequence ATGCGACGCCACCCCCTCGGGAAGCGCGGCCGATCCTATGCCAGCCGATCCACCACCCGGACCGTCCCTTGGACCGTCATTCGCCCCCGTGCCGTTCCATTCGCGCCCTCCCGGTCCGGTGATAGCGTCCCCTGCCAGTCGACCGTGACCACCTCCGAGCCCCCCCCCACCGGAGAGCGCAGCGGCGCCGCGCTCTCCGACGTGACCGCGCTGCTGCGCGCCGTCGAGAGCGGCGAGCCGCAGGCGGCCGACCGCCTCTACTCGATCGTCTACGGCGAGCTGCGGCGGATCGCCAGCGGCTACTTGCGACGGCGGCCGCCGTCCCAGACCCTCGAGACCACCGAGCTCGTCCACGAGGCCTATCTGAAGCTCGCTCGCGGCGCTGCGTGGTCGGTGCGCGACCGCTATCACTTCTTCGCGCTCGTGGCCCAGGTGATGCGCCGGATCCTCGTCGACCAGGCCCGCGGACGCGGGCGAGAGAAGCGCGGCGGCGGAGCACTGCACGTCACGCTCGAAGGGCTCGATCCGGCGATTCCGGAACCGGCGACCGATCTCCTGGCCCTGGAGCACGCCCTCGAGAAGCTCGAACAGGTCGACCCTGACCTCGCACGGCTCGTCGAGTGGCGCTTCTTCGCCGGACGCGAGATCGCCGAGATCGCCGAGCTGCGCGGCGTCTCCGACCGGACGATCAAGCGCCACTGGCAGTCGGCCCGCGCCTTCCTCTTCCGCGAGCTCGCCGGAGGGAGCGCCCCGCGGTGA
- a CDS encoding MBL fold metallo-hydrolase encodes MQEQMGRAIIRLVPTPDNFELLVPDPSTLHAPHFAAGRFFQPWGQVRRGIPDLLRWKLATNRHAAAKRRQPEIPWLANDGSSLGRRVDGLEATWVGHATFALHAGEQVILTDPHFGPRALLPPRLSPPGLPVDAVPAGAVALLSHNHYDHLDEWTLARMPKGVAWMVPLGLGAFVRQRGFDVVHELDWWESARHGDWTFTCVPAQHWSRRLGAGENTALWCGWVAENGVSRVYFAGDTGYFHGFAEIGRRFPGLDLALLPIGAYEPRWFMGAVHMNPADALLAFRDLGARVALPMHWGCFDLTDEPVDLAPRVWRELLDREGVDPARGPVLAVGETWRSS; translated from the coding sequence ATGCAAGAGCAGATGGGTCGGGCGATAATCCGCCTCGTGCCGACGCCGGACAACTTCGAGCTGCTGGTCCCGGATCCATCGACGCTCCACGCCCCGCACTTTGCCGCCGGCCGCTTCTTCCAGCCGTGGGGACAGGTGCGGCGGGGGATCCCGGATCTCCTGCGCTGGAAGTTGGCGACGAATCGGCACGCCGCCGCGAAGCGACGCCAGCCGGAGATCCCCTGGCTCGCCAACGACGGGAGCTCGCTCGGGCGGCGAGTCGACGGGCTCGAGGCGACCTGGGTGGGACACGCCACCTTCGCACTGCACGCCGGGGAGCAGGTGATCCTCACCGACCCGCACTTCGGGCCGCGGGCATTGCTGCCGCCGCGGCTCTCGCCGCCGGGTTTGCCGGTCGACGCGGTGCCGGCCGGCGCGGTGGCGCTGCTCTCGCACAACCACTACGACCATCTCGACGAGTGGACGCTGGCGCGAATGCCGAAAGGGGTCGCCTGGATGGTGCCGCTCGGGCTCGGTGCGTTCGTGCGCCAGCGTGGGTTCGACGTCGTCCACGAGCTCGACTGGTGGGAGAGCGCCCGGCACGGCGACTGGACCTTCACTTGCGTCCCGGCGCAGCACTGGTCTCGGCGCCTCGGGGCCGGCGAGAACACGGCCCTGTGGTGCGGTTGGGTCGCCGAGAACGGGGTGTCCCGCGTCTATTTCGCCGGCGACACCGGCTACTTCCACGGCTTCGCCGAGATCGGCCGCCGCTTCCCCGGGCTGGACCTCGCCCTGTTGCCGATCGGTGCCTACGAGCCGCGCTGGTTCATGGGGGCGGTCCACATGAACCCCGCCGACGCGCTGCTCGCCTTCCGCGATCTCGGAGCGCGCGTCGCCCTGCCGATGCACTGGGGCTGTTTCGACCTCACCGACGAGCCGGTCGACCTGGCGCCCCGCGTCTGGCGCGAGCTGCTCGACCGCGAGGGGGTCGATCCCGCGCGGGGGCCGGTGCTGGCGGTCGGGGAGACGTGGCGCTCCAGCTGA
- a CDS encoding PAS domain S-box protein, producing the protein MSDARRSHATPSPSPPGPDRAAVDDHALYQDLVDALPGGVYRLRVAAVGPTAASGWRTLAEIPFSVDYVSERCAQIVGVVREELAANPLTVLSVLAPDELASFVEQNLEAAAALRPLHWEGRATIRGETRWLRLESLPRRLDSGEVLWTGVVEDVTERRRATEDLAESEERFSAAFRGSPVAMVMSSAADGVHLDVNEVFERGSGFGRDEVIGRTSEQLGFFVDPGERTRLLEEIERNGYVQGRPCRVRLKSGEIRRCLVSIRAVPVRGRTYLLTSLLDITEESRAAEERAATAELLAAERRLLETVVGALPVGVLFFRGPEHRVEWVNRAYLEMVPGKQVLGRTVQEIWPEIYDFVGPILDAVRATGKSHHAFDAPARIRRAEDGPLERAYFSWSITRTRIPGSDDWGLLNTAVETTDQVLARRAMKALEDRLILAQEASGSGTWDWDMGSGELAWSPELYRLFGLDPASQSASFETWRRVLHPDDAASAEERIVASVRERTPLVNLYRIVLPSGGLRWIEARGRAAYDEAGVPKRMSGLCIDASERIATELELEAHREHLEDRVRVRTAELEAATREMESFSYSVSHDLRAPLRALDGFSATLLEEYASELGDKGRHYLDRIRAAAQRMAELIDALLNLSRLGRRELACGRVDVSALARSVAAELRALEGGRTVELRIADGMSAIADPQLLRVVLQNLISNALKFTARRVDATVEVGSGRRDGEWVFFIRDNGVGFDPAYSTKLFKPFQRLHGVDEFPGTGIGLATVQRIVDRHGGRAWAESMPRGGASFYFTLPSPGD; encoded by the coding sequence ATGTCGGACGCCCGCCGCAGCCACGCCACGCCATCCCCATCCCCGCCCGGTCCGGACCGCGCGGCGGTGGACGATCACGCGCTCTACCAGGACCTGGTCGATGCGCTGCCGGGTGGTGTCTATCGGTTGCGGGTGGCCGCCGTCGGGCCGACGGCCGCCTCGGGTTGGCGGACCCTGGCGGAGATCCCGTTCTCGGTCGATTACGTCTCCGAGCGGTGTGCCCAGATCGTCGGCGTGGTGCGCGAGGAGCTCGCGGCCAATCCGCTCACCGTCCTCTCCGTTCTGGCTCCCGACGAGTTGGCGAGCTTCGTCGAGCAGAATCTCGAGGCCGCCGCCGCGCTCCGGCCGTTGCACTGGGAGGGGCGTGCCACCATCCGTGGCGAGACCCGCTGGCTCCGCCTCGAGTCGTTGCCGCGCCGTCTCGACAGCGGCGAGGTGCTCTGGACCGGCGTCGTCGAGGACGTCACCGAGCGGCGCCGCGCCACCGAGGACTTGGCGGAGTCCGAGGAGCGCTTCTCCGCGGCGTTCCGCGGCAGCCCGGTGGCGATGGTGATGAGCTCGGCCGCCGACGGCGTCCATCTCGACGTCAACGAGGTCTTCGAACGCGGCTCGGGGTTCGGTCGGGACGAGGTCATCGGTCGTACCTCCGAGCAACTCGGCTTCTTCGTCGACCCAGGGGAACGGACGCGGCTCCTCGAGGAGATCGAGCGGAACGGTTACGTCCAGGGCCGTCCTTGCCGCGTCCGCCTGAAGTCCGGGGAGATTCGTCGCTGTCTGGTCTCCATCCGCGCCGTTCCGGTCCGCGGCCGCACGTACCTCCTGACGTCGCTGCTCGACATCACCGAGGAGTCGCGAGCGGCAGAGGAGCGGGCCGCCACGGCGGAGCTGCTCGCCGCCGAGCGCCGGCTCCTCGAGACAGTCGTCGGGGCGCTGCCGGTCGGCGTGCTCTTCTTCCGCGGCCCCGAGCACCGCGTCGAATGGGTGAACCGTGCCTACCTCGAGATGGTGCCCGGCAAGCAGGTCCTCGGGCGCACCGTCCAGGAGATCTGGCCGGAGATCTACGATTTCGTCGGGCCGATCCTCGACGCCGTGCGCGCCACGGGGAAGAGCCACCACGCCTTCGACGCGCCAGCCAGGATCCGCCGCGCCGAGGACGGGCCGCTCGAGCGCGCCTACTTCTCGTGGTCGATCACGCGCACGAGGATCCCCGGCAGCGACGACTGGGGACTGCTCAACACCGCCGTCGAGACGACCGACCAGGTGCTGGCGCGCCGAGCGATGAAAGCGCTCGAGGATCGACTGATCTTGGCGCAGGAGGCCTCCGGCTCGGGGACCTGGGACTGGGACATGGGATCGGGCGAGCTCGCCTGGTCGCCCGAGCTCTATCGCCTCTTCGGGCTCGACCCCGCGAGCCAATCGGCGAGCTTCGAGACCTGGCGCCGGGTGCTTCACCCGGACGATGCCGCAAGCGCCGAAGAGCGGATCGTCGCGAGTGTCCGCGAACGGACGCCGCTGGTCAACCTCTACCGCATCGTGCTCCCGTCGGGCGGCCTGCGATGGATCGAAGCGCGCGGACGAGCCGCTTACGACGAGGCGGGTGTGCCCAAGCGGATGTCGGGCCTCTGCATCGACGCCTCGGAGCGGATCGCCACCGAGCTCGAGCTCGAGGCGCACCGGGAGCATCTCGAGGACCGGGTGCGAGTGCGCACTGCCGAGCTCGAGGCGGCGACGCGCGAGATGGAGAGTTTCTCCTACAGCGTGTCGCACGACCTGCGAGCGCCGCTGCGCGCCCTCGATGGCTTCAGCGCGACGCTGCTCGAAGAGTACGCCAGCGAGCTCGGCGACAAAGGCCGCCACTACCTCGACCGGATCCGCGCGGCGGCGCAGCGCATGGCGGAGCTGATCGACGCCCTGTTGAATCTCTCCCGTCTCGGGCGGCGCGAGCTGGCGTGCGGTCGTGTCGACGTGAGCGCGCTCGCCCGCAGCGTCGCCGCGGAGCTACGGGCCCTCGAAGGCGGGCGGACGGTCGAGCTGCGGATCGCCGACGGCATGAGCGCGATTGCCGACCCGCAGCTCTTGCGCGTCGTCCTCCAGAACCTCATCAGCAACGCGCTGAAGTTCACCGCCAGGCGTGTCGACGCGACCGTCGAGGTCGGTTCCGGACGGCGGGACGGCGAATGGGTCTTCTTCATCCGGGACAACGGCGTCGGCTTCGATCCAGCCTATTCGACCAAGCTCTTCAAGCCGTTCCAGAGGCTCCACGGCGTCGACGAGTTCCCGGGCACGGGAATCGGGCTGGCGACGGTCCAGCGGATCGTCGACCGGCACGGCGGTCGGGCCTGGGCCGAGTCGATGCCGCGCGGTGGAGCGAGCTTCTACTTCACCCTGCCGTCTCCGGGCGATTGA
- a CDS encoding PTS fructose-like transporter subunit EIIC, with protein MSSPLARTRQYLLSGVSYAIPFVACGGILIAAAIALAPMGPAGPDFSSSPGLKLVLDIGSAAFSLLVPVLAGYIAFGIADRPGLTPGFVGGFIANQVGAGFLGGLVAGLLAGALVYWIKKLRVPVYLRPVMPILVIPVVSSLAVGLLMFRVLGGPIRETMVLLSAWLRVMSTGSSVVLALVLGAMIAFDMGGPVNKVAFFFGAAMIKEGNFLVMGACAAAICVPPIGLGLATLFGRRLWSDEEREAGYAALAMGMVGITEGAIPFAAADPVRVIPAIMTGSAAAAVVAMLGGVGDHAPHGGPIVLPVVDHRGAFLLAIAVGSLLVALTLNGWKRFAARSPRSAT; from the coding sequence ATGTCGTCTCCGCTCGCCAGAACCCGGCAGTACCTGCTCTCCGGCGTTTCCTACGCCATCCCGTTCGTCGCCTGCGGCGGCATTCTGATCGCTGCGGCGATCGCCCTCGCCCCGATGGGGCCCGCAGGGCCGGACTTCTCGTCGTCGCCGGGGCTGAAGCTGGTGCTCGACATCGGCAGCGCGGCCTTCTCGCTGCTGGTGCCGGTGCTCGCCGGCTACATCGCCTTCGGGATCGCCGACCGCCCCGGTCTGACGCCGGGATTCGTCGGCGGTTTCATCGCCAATCAGGTCGGCGCCGGCTTTCTCGGCGGCCTGGTGGCGGGCCTGCTGGCGGGCGCTCTCGTCTACTGGATCAAGAAGCTGCGGGTGCCGGTCTATCTGCGGCCGGTGATGCCGATCCTGGTCATCCCGGTGGTTTCGTCGCTCGCCGTCGGCCTGCTGATGTTCCGCGTGCTCGGCGGTCCGATCCGCGAGACGATGGTCCTGCTCTCGGCCTGGCTCCGGGTGATGAGCACCGGGTCGAGCGTCGTGCTGGCGCTCGTCCTCGGGGCGATGATCGCCTTCGACATGGGGGGGCCGGTCAACAAGGTGGCCTTCTTCTTCGGCGCCGCGATGATCAAGGAAGGGAACTTCCTGGTGATGGGCGCCTGCGCCGCCGCGATCTGCGTGCCGCCGATCGGCCTGGGGCTGGCGACCCTTTTCGGGCGGCGCCTGTGGAGCGACGAGGAGCGGGAGGCCGGTTACGCGGCGCTCGCCATGGGGATGGTCGGCATCACCGAAGGGGCCATTCCGTTCGCGGCCGCCGACCCGGTGCGGGTCATCCCGGCGATCATGACCGGTTCGGCGGCCGCCGCGGTCGTCGCGATGCTCGGCGGGGTCGGCGACCACGCGCCGCACGGCGGACCGATCGTCCTCCCGGTGGTGGATCACCGCGGCGCCTTCCTGTTGGCGATCGCCGTCGGCTCGCTCCTCGTGGCGCTGACTCTCAACGGTTGGAAACGGTTCGCGGCGCGGTCCCCCCGATCCGCGACCTAG
- a CDS encoding PTS fructose transporter subunit IIB, producing MHLVAITACPTGIAHTYMAAERLEKAAKKLGHTIRVETQGAMGIENALTADDLERAVVVLLAAGIPVRGRERFEHLRVVEASVQEAIKDAERLVSAAVGSVPAIP from the coding sequence ATGCACCTCGTGGCGATTACCGCCTGTCCCACCGGCATCGCCCACACCTACATGGCCGCCGAGCGGCTGGAGAAGGCGGCGAAGAAGCTCGGCCACACCATTCGGGTGGAGACCCAGGGCGCGATGGGGATCGAGAACGCGCTGACCGCCGACGACCTCGAGCGGGCCGTCGTCGTGTTGCTGGCGGCGGGGATTCCGGTGCGTGGCCGCGAGCGGTTCGAGCACCTGCGGGTCGTCGAGGCCTCCGTCCAGGAGGCGATCAAGGACGCCGAGCGACTGGTCTCCGCGGCGGTCGGGTCGGTCCCCGCGATCCCGTGA
- the ptsP gene encoding phosphoenolpyruvate--protein phosphotransferase — protein MAREIEFDFPLPNGLHVRPAARLCEATERFASTVTLTNRRRSAVADARSVLALVGTLTRAGDPCLLRVEGADEDEAAAALGRFLAETLPRCDEEALPAPPIAAAPRALPRVVSRSGARVLAGLAVSGGVGRGPVRSVDEPPGGEDRAPSPGAPEREIARLEAALGRAAAALRERHARAVDSTERAILGAHLALVEDPELARQADGEIRTRGVDAAAAVRAAAERFAALLGDSGSAYLAARVLDVRDVAARILRALRDEGATGAEAAAGSTAPVAALREAAVVVADELSPDVLLALGPAQVRGLVLERGGATSHTAILARALGIPAVAGVDGVRREVATGGELIVDGERGLVIVAPPPAVVDFYAGEARQLDERRERVARFRAAAGCTAEGRPFAVEANVASLDEVRLAFANGAEGVGVFRTEMLFMSRSEPPGEEEQARVYAEAVRLAAGQPVVVRTLDVGGDKPLPYLALPAEANPFLGYRAVRIYAEHQDLIACQVRAALRASASGPVRLLLPMACCVAEVRSFRSFVARCMTELERDGVAFDRTIEIGVMVEIPSLAFALDRLAPEVDFFSVGTNDLLQYFLAVDRDSVRVAHLYDPYHPAFLRLLRQIAREARGHGRRVGVCGELGGELAALPLLVGCGFDEVSVAPTKVAAAKAALRECREAECRALLDEATQQAGPEEVAALLRQFGDAHRDARLLGVECVRLDAGSRTKETAIRELVDLLRFAGRLDDADAVEAAVWVREENGGTGIGDGLAIPHCQSPAVRSPAIAVARFVEPVDWGAIDEAPVRLAILVVVPAGGGGEHLRTIAALARRLMDEELRARLFGARDGADVVELLGSPEVPRDGAGRPSNESNRRTAGGP, from the coding sequence GTGGCCCGCGAGATCGAGTTCGACTTTCCGCTCCCCAACGGACTGCACGTCCGTCCAGCGGCCCGGCTGTGCGAGGCGACGGAGCGCTTCGCCTCCACCGTCACGCTGACCAACCGGCGCCGCAGCGCCGTCGCCGACGCCCGGAGCGTCCTGGCGCTGGTGGGGACGCTCACCCGCGCCGGCGATCCCTGTCTGCTGCGCGTCGAAGGCGCCGACGAGGACGAGGCGGCCGCGGCGCTCGGTCGATTCCTTGCCGAGACACTTCCGCGGTGCGACGAGGAGGCGCTCCCGGCGCCGCCGATCGCCGCCGCACCCCGCGCCTTGCCGCGGGTCGTGTCCCGATCGGGAGCCCGAGTCCTCGCCGGCCTCGCGGTGAGCGGTGGCGTCGGGCGCGGCCCGGTCCGGAGCGTCGACGAGCCGCCCGGCGGGGAGGACCGCGCACCCTCGCCGGGTGCTCCGGAGCGCGAGATCGCGCGGCTGGAGGCGGCGCTCGGTCGCGCCGCGGCGGCGCTGCGCGAGCGACACGCGCGTGCCGTGGACTCGACGGAGCGGGCGATCCTCGGCGCTCACCTCGCCCTGGTCGAAGACCCCGAGCTCGCCCGACAGGCCGACGGGGAGATCCGCACCCGCGGTGTCGACGCGGCGGCGGCGGTGCGCGCCGCGGCCGAGCGCTTCGCCGCGCTGCTCGGCGACTCGGGGAGTGCCTATCTGGCGGCGCGCGTGCTCGATGTTCGCGATGTCGCCGCACGGATCCTCCGGGCGCTGCGCGACGAAGGGGCGACCGGGGCGGAAGCTGCGGCGGGGTCGACGGCCCCGGTCGCCGCGCTGCGCGAGGCCGCGGTCGTCGTTGCCGACGAGCTTTCGCCGGACGTCTTGCTCGCCCTCGGGCCAGCGCAGGTGCGAGGGCTCGTGCTCGAACGCGGCGGAGCGACCTCGCACACGGCGATCCTCGCTCGCGCCCTCGGCATTCCGGCGGTGGCCGGTGTGGACGGGGTGCGCCGCGAGGTCGCCACGGGCGGCGAGCTGATCGTCGACGGCGAGCGCGGCCTGGTGATCGTCGCGCCGCCGCCGGCGGTGGTCGACTTCTACGCCGGAGAGGCGCGCCAGCTCGACGAGAGGCGGGAGCGGGTGGCGCGTTTCCGCGCCGCCGCGGGTTGTACGGCGGAGGGGCGGCCCTTCGCCGTCGAGGCGAACGTCGCGTCGCTCGACGAGGTCCGGCTGGCCTTCGCCAACGGCGCCGAGGGCGTCGGCGTCTTTCGCACCGAGATGCTCTTCATGAGCCGGAGCGAGCCGCCGGGCGAAGAGGAACAGGCACGCGTCTACGCCGAGGCGGTGCGCCTCGCCGCGGGCCAGCCGGTCGTCGTGCGGACGCTCGACGTCGGCGGCGACAAGCCGCTGCCGTACCTCGCGCTGCCCGCCGAGGCCAACCCGTTTCTCGGCTACCGGGCGGTGCGGATCTACGCCGAGCACCAGGACCTGATCGCCTGTCAGGTGCGGGCGGCGCTCCGGGCGTCGGCGTCGGGCCCGGTGCGGCTCCTGCTGCCGATGGCGTGCTGCGTCGCCGAGGTCCGCAGCTTCCGTTCGTTCGTCGCCCGGTGCATGACCGAGCTCGAGCGCGACGGGGTGGCGTTCGACCGGACGATCGAGATCGGGGTGATGGTGGAGATCCCGTCGCTCGCCTTCGCGCTCGATCGGCTCGCGCCCGAGGTCGACTTCTTCAGCGTCGGCACCAACGACCTGCTCCAGTACTTCCTCGCCGTGGACCGCGACAGCGTGCGCGTCGCCCACCTTTACGACCCCTACCATCCGGCGTTTCTCCGGCTGTTGCGGCAGATCGCGCGGGAGGCGCGGGGCCATGGCCGCCGCGTCGGCGTCTGTGGCGAGCTGGGCGGCGAGCTCGCTGCGCTGCCGCTGCTCGTCGGCTGTGGCTTCGACGAGGTCAGCGTCGCCCCGACGAAGGTGGCGGCGGCGAAGGCGGCGCTGCGGGAGTGCCGGGAGGCGGAGTGTCGTGCGCTGCTCGACGAGGCGACGCAGCAGGCGGGTCCGGAGGAGGTGGCCGCGCTGTTGCGGCAGTTCGGCGACGCGCACCGCGACGCCAGGCTGCTCGGCGTCGAGTGCGTCCGGCTCGACGCCGGGAGCCGCACCAAGGAGACGGCGATCCGCGAGCTCGTCGACCTGCTGCGGTTCGCCGGCCGACTCGACGACGCCGATGCGGTGGAGGCGGCGGTCTGGGTGCGCGAGGAGAACGGCGGCACGGGGATCGGCGACGGTCTGGCGATTCCGCACTGCCAGTCGCCGGCGGTGCGCTCTCCGGCGATCGCCGTGGCCCGCTTCGTCGAGCCGGTCGACTGGGGCGCCATCGACGAGGCGCCGGTGCGCCTGGCGATCCTCGTCGTCGTGCCGGCGGGAGGAGGGGGCGAGCACCTGCGCACGATCGCGGCGCTCGCCCGCCGGCTGATGGACGAGGAATTGCGTGCCCGCCTGTTCGGCGCGCGCGACGGCGCCGACGTGGTGGAGCTGCTCGGGAGCCCGGAGGTGCCGCGTGACGGCGCCGGGCGACCGTCGAACGAATCGAACCGCAGGACGGCAGGAGGTCCGTGA